The following coding sequences are from one Enterococcus sp. 4G2_DIV0659 window:
- a CDS encoding SpaA isopeptide-forming pilin-related protein gives MKNNNMNFNEEQSLLDKTPYFIDGAQHKLNLLKAHSGYEYYLDLVVEDPNEKVIKLKLDEYLNVPIEVIEQLNDGNVGVTFDKLSSLLTLDISKVVPNFMSSKEFRVIKIAINTFSKDIIEGETKSIHYQNVNNQLNEILNLNFSSKQRLETYSVPNEADTTSTVGEQKQKPTNINLVNGGFEYPALSDDDWNNLPALKNNLGLVNIPWSSNPTPTSQIYKVYITYDSPVFGRERIGWRPLVLQHGVDPTELRAKSIEFMKNRSLVSGESAYAGRLIPSPQGRQFVELNASYFTKLYQTVLTTPGIKTRWSLSHTGQKAGMGNGDTLGVQFGPTPEVKDSNYDQKYYTDDLEWSHGKEANWKEHKGSYVIPNGQTSTTFGFYAAKTWNNNQVNGNYLDDIKFTNPSFITLDKTVNGMKVATGRPSNLFTYKLTAKNQGEMAATDIWITDEIPNYLEVDEKTLPAGATYNRNTRLVTMPKILKIDIGKSVTFSFKVRLTHQDRYENSKGYLRIDNGAKIVYKDLNFVDMIYENYSNIVTIIPEMVGKIKIIKKNDLGELKAGAKYQIRDAKGTIVVSNAVAITGSDGTYVSADLPIGDYTVTETKAPDGHDLPKPASTATKKVTIKNNQIVPVEFKNDRQGRIVIKKIDKETKAVLAGAEFRVLNSAGQEVGTRLKTGSTGQVTSGYLTAGSYTIEETAAPVNYDLSSPKSQKVTLKVGETTQPVVFENTRQKGGLQIIKQDDTKKRLANAKYIVKNASGSQVGSGQTNAEGVYTLTNLPTGKYTVTESAAPAGHVSSPVEGNNRMIEVVKGQTATMTFTNTRQGRIVIKKIDKETKAVLAGAEFRVLNSAGQEVGTRLKTGSTGQVTSGYLTAGSYTIEETAAPVNYDLSSPKSQKVTLKVGETTQPVVFENTRQKGGLQIIKQDDTKKRLANAKYIVKNASGSQVGSGQTNAEGVYTLTNLPTGKYTVTESAAPAGHVSIPVEGNNRTIEVVKGQTATMTFTNTRQGRIVIKKIDKETKAVLAGAEFRVLNSAGQEVGTRLKTGSTGQVTSGYLTAGSYTIEETAAPVNYDLSSPKSQKVTLKVGETTQPVVFENTRQKGGLQIIKQDDTKKRLANAKYIVKNASGSQVGSGQTNAEGVYTLTNLPTGKYTVTESAAPAGHVSSPVEGNNRTIEVVKGQTATMTFTNTRQGRIVIKKIDKESKAVLAGAEFRVLNSAGQEVGTRLKTGSTGQVTSGYLTAGSYTIEETAAPVNYDLSSPKSQKVTLKVGETTQPVVFENTRQKGGLQIIKQDDTKKRLANAKYIVKNASGSQVGSGQTNAEGVYTLTNLPTGKYTVTESAAPAGHVSIPVEGNNRTIEVVKGQTATMTFTNTRQGRIVIKKIDKESKAVLAGAEYRVTNSTGQEVVKSIKTGSNGTVTTGYLPAGDYRIHEISAPTNYDLANPASKVVTLKVGETTQPVVFENARHKGGLEIVKVNEENKNQKLEGAIFDIASDEKGTNILYKNQKTDASGKIIIPTLKTGTYYVKETTPPPGYQIIKNTWVSVNIIHGKVTSYQVENRPTRLHLRQVVLKPHDALVVPSLGYFTLNQVKSSGSIINAYQLVTNSTVKDKPTEISKELFKTVQIPIGVDKLQVVDVIPEYYSYHGAITTTDDTNLENKHSSTNTTEMIKTEPVTVDYNKSSEYWITIFISPKMGKASTGEEEKEPRPYSWDYKTNELGRLKQIE, from the coding sequence TTGAAAAATAATAATATGAATTTTAACGAAGAACAAAGTTTATTAGATAAAACACCTTATTTTATAGACGGAGCCCAACATAAATTGAATTTATTGAAAGCTCATAGTGGCTATGAATACTATTTAGATCTTGTGGTTGAAGATCCAAACGAAAAAGTAATAAAGTTGAAGTTAGATGAATATTTGAATGTTCCAATTGAAGTAATAGAACAACTTAATGATGGTAATGTTGGAGTGACCTTTGATAAATTATCTAGTTTGCTAACTTTAGATATTTCTAAAGTAGTACCAAACTTTATGAGTTCAAAGGAATTTAGGGTTATAAAAATCGCTATCAATACATTTTCTAAGGATATTATTGAAGGTGAAACAAAGTCTATTCATTACCAAAATGTTAATAATCAATTAAATGAAATTTTGAACTTGAATTTCTCTAGTAAGCAACGACTTGAAACTTATAGTGTTCCTAACGAAGCGGATACAACAAGTACAGTTGGGGAACAGAAGCAGAAACCGACCAATATTAATCTTGTAAACGGTGGTTTTGAATATCCTGCGTTATCGGATGATGATTGGAATAATTTACCTGCTTTAAAAAATAATTTAGGATTGGTTAACATACCGTGGTCATCAAATCCAACACCGACTTCTCAGATATATAAGGTTTATATTACTTATGATTCACCAGTGTTTGGAAGAGAAAGAATTGGTTGGCGTCCACTTGTTCTACAACATGGAGTTGATCCAACAGAACTACGAGCTAAATCAATTGAATTTATGAAAAATAGATCATTGGTTTCTGGAGAATCCGCATATGCGGGTAGGCTTATACCATCTCCACAAGGTAGACAATTTGTAGAACTAAATGCTAGTTATTTTACTAAGTTGTATCAAACAGTTCTGACAACACCTGGAATCAAAACGAGATGGTCATTATCGCATACTGGTCAAAAAGCAGGGATGGGCAATGGCGATACTTTAGGCGTTCAATTTGGTCCTACACCTGAAGTGAAGGATTCAAATTATGATCAAAAATATTATACTGATGATTTAGAGTGGAGTCATGGCAAGGAGGCTAATTGGAAAGAGCATAAAGGGAGCTATGTAATTCCAAATGGGCAAACTTCCACGACTTTTGGTTTTTATGCGGCAAAGACTTGGAATAACAACCAAGTGAATGGAAATTATTTGGATGATATTAAATTCACTAATCCATCATTTATAACATTGGATAAAACAGTGAATGGAATGAAAGTTGCAACAGGGCGACCATCGAATCTATTTACGTATAAGCTTACTGCGAAAAACCAAGGAGAAATGGCTGCGACAGATATTTGGATAACAGATGAAATACCCAACTATTTGGAAGTGGATGAAAAAACATTACCGGCAGGTGCGACATATAATAGAAATACAAGGCTTGTTACTATGCCAAAAATTTTGAAAATTGACATCGGAAAAAGTGTAACGTTTTCTTTTAAAGTTAGATTAACCCACCAAGATAGATATGAAAACTCAAAAGGATATTTAAGGATAGATAACGGAGCAAAAATTGTCTATAAAGATTTAAATTTTGTTGATATGATTTATGAAAATTATTCGAATATTGTAACTATTATTCCTGAAATGGTAGGAAAAATAAAAATTATTAAAAAAAATGACTTAGGAGAGCTAAAAGCTGGAGCTAAATATCAGATCAGAGATGCTAAAGGGACTATAGTTGTATCAAATGCTGTAGCAATTACAGGAAGTGATGGCACATATGTAAGTGCTGATTTACCAATAGGTGATTATACAGTTACTGAAACTAAAGCACCTGACGGTCATGATCTTCCTAAGCCTGCTTCAACAGCTACTAAAAAGGTAACGATAAAAAATAATCAAATAGTTCCAGTAGAATTTAAAAATGATCGCCAAGGACGAATCGTAATTAAAAAAATCGATAAAGAAACAAAAGCAGTACTAGCAGGGGCGGAGTTTCGAGTACTAAACAGTGCAGGTCAAGAAGTAGGAACAAGGCTAAAAACGGGAAGCACTGGTCAAGTGACGTCGGGTTATTTAACCGCCGGTAGTTATACGATAGAAGAAACCGCTGCCCCAGTTAATTATGATTTGTCCTCACCGAAGAGCCAAAAAGTGACGTTGAAAGTAGGAGAAACGACTCAACCAGTAGTGTTTGAAAACACACGGCAAAAAGGTGGTCTACAAATCATCAAACAGGACGACACGAAAAAAAGACTAGCCAACGCTAAGTATATCGTGAAAAATGCTTCAGGAAGTCAAGTAGGAAGTGGTCAAACCAACGCCGAAGGTGTATACACGCTAACAAATCTTCCGACGGGAAAATATACAGTAACAGAAAGTGCAGCGCCAGCGGGTCATGTTTCAAGTCCAGTAGAAGGAAATAACCGAATGATAGAAGTTGTCAAAGGACAAACGGCGACGATGACATTTACGAATACACGCCAAGGACGAATCGTAATTAAAAAAATCGATAAAGAAACAAAAGCAGTACTAGCAGGGGCGGAGTTTCGAGTACTAAACAGTGCAGGTCAAGAAGTAGGAACAAGGCTAAAAACGGGAAGCACTGGTCAAGTGACGTCGGGTTATTTAACCGCCGGTAGTTATACGATAGAAGAAACCGCTGCCCCAGTTAATTATGATTTATCCTCACCGAAGAGCCAAAAAGTGACGTTGAAAGTAGGAGAAACGACTCAACCAGTAGTGTTTGAAAACACACGGCAAAAAGGTGGTTTACAAATCATCAAACAGGACGACACGAAAAAAAGACTAGCCAATGCTAAGTATATCGTGAAAAATGCTTCAGGAAGCCAAGTAGGAAGTGGTCAAACCAACGCCGAAGGTGTGTACACGCTAACAAATCTTCCGACAGGAAAATATACAGTAACAGAAAGTGCAGCGCCAGCGGGTCATGTTTCAATTCCAGTAGAAGGAAATAACCGAACGATAGAAGTTGTCAAAGGACAAACGGCGACGATGACATTTACGAATACACGCCAAGGGCGAATCGTAATTAAAAAAATCGATAAAGAAACAAAAGCAGTACTAGCAGGGGCGGAGTTTCGAGTACTAAACAGTGCAGGTCAAGAAGTAGGAACAAGGCTAAAAACAGGAAGCACTGGTCAAGTGACGTCGGGTTATTTAACCGCTGGTAGTTATACGATAGAGGAAACCGCTGCCCCAGTTAATTATGATTTATCCTCACCGAAGAGCCAAAAAGTGACGTTGAAAGTAGGAGAAACGACTCAACCAGTAGTGTTTGAAAACACACGGCAAAAAGGTGGTCTACAAATCATCAAACAGGACGACACGAAAAAAAGATTAGCCAACGCTAAGTATATCGTGAAAAATGCTTCAGGAAGTCAAGTAGGAAGTGGTCAAACCAACGCCGAAGGTGTATACACGCTAACGAATCTTCCGACGGGAAAATATACAGTAACAGAAAGTGCAGCGCCAGCGGGTCATGTTTCAAGTCCAGTAGAAGGAAATAACCGAACGATAGAAGTTGTCAAAGGACAAACGGCGACGATGACATTTACGAATACACGCCAAGGGCGAATCGTAATTAAAAAAATCGATAAAGAAAGCAAAGCAGTACTAGCAGGGGCGGAGTTTCGAGTACTAAACAGTGCAGGTCAAGAAGTAGGAACAAGGCTAAAAACGGGAAGCACTGGTCAAGTGACGTCGGGTTATTTAACCGCTGGTAGTTATACGATAGAGGAAACCGCTGCCCCAGTTAATTATGATTTATCCTCACCGAAGAGCCAAAAAGTGACGTTGAAAGTAGGAGAAACGACTCAACCAGTAGTGTTTGAAAACACACGGCAAAAAGGTGGTCTACAAATCATCAAACAGGACGACACGAAAAAAAGACTAGCCAACGCTAAGTATATCGTAAAAAACGCTTCAGGAAGCCAAGTAGGAAGTGGTCAAACCAACGCCGAAGGTGTGTACACGCTAACAAATCTTCCGACAGGAAAATATACAGTAACAGAAAGTGCAGCGCCAGCGGGTCATGTTTCAATTCCAGTAGAAGGAAATAACCGAACGATAGAAGTTGTCAAAGGACAAACGGCGACGATGACATTTACGAATACACGCCAAGGGCGAATCGTAATCAAAAAAATCGACAAAGAAAGCAAAGCAGTACTAGCAGGGGCGGAATATCGAGTAACGAACAGTACGGGTCAAGAAGTAGTAAAAAGCATAAAAACAGGAAGTAATGGCACGGTAACGACAGGCTATCTACCGGCAGGTGATTATCGCATCCATGAAATATCCGCACCAACAAATTATGATCTTGCGAATCCAGCAAGCAAAGTGGTGACGTTGAAAGTAGGAGAAACGACCCAACCAGTAGTGTTTGAAAACGCTCGTCACAAAGGTGGACTTGAAATTGTAAAGGTGAACGAAGAAAATAAAAATCAGAAACTTGAAGGAGCTATCTTTGATATAGCAAGTGATGAAAAAGGAACGAATATTCTATATAAAAACCAGAAGACTGACGCATCAGGAAAAATAATAATTCCTACTTTAAAAACAGGAACTTATTATGTAAAGGAAACAACACCGCCGCCTGGCTATCAAATTATAAAAAATACCTGGGTATCAGTAAATATAATTCATGGAAAAGTAACCTCATATCAGGTTGAAAACAGACCAACACGGCTTCATTTACGCCAAGTTGTCTTAAAGCCACATGATGCTTTGGTTGTTCCGAGTCTTGGCTATTTCACTCTTAATCAAGTGAAAAGTTCTGGTAGCATAATAAACGCATATCAGTTAGTCACCAACTCAACAGTGAAAGATAAGCCAACAGAAATTTCGAAAGAACTTTTTAAAACAGTGCAAATTCCGATTGGAGTGGACAAGCTTCAAGTGGTAGATGTAATACCAGAATATTATAGTTATCATGGAGCTATTACAACAACGGATGATACAAATCTGGAAAATAAACACTCTTCCACTAATACTACCGAAATGATAAAAACTGAACCTGTTACAGTTGATTACAACAAATCAAGTGAATACTGGATAACAATCTTCATCTCACCTAAGATGGGGAAAGCATCTACTGGTGAAGAAGAAAAAGAGCCTCGTCCATATAGTTGGGATTATAAAACGAATGAACTAGGTCGATTGAAGCAAATTGAATAG
- a CDS encoding DUF5067 domain-containing protein → MKKSLIKLTILSSCILLTGCNGKKEDKATENKEVQEQKGKKAVSENNYASADNSFSVNNENFVGPDFEVKLTGSDVVKSEEGTTYLAVFYTFTNKTDIIKTGQEAFEKHLLANQASTNEDMETLVIDHPELNEQIKRLSEESKKEQVTGKSIPMATIYKTVSDKDLRLDFLDAEGSPIVSKNYLIKQN, encoded by the coding sequence ATGAAAAAGAGCCTGATAAAGTTAACAATACTGAGCAGTTGTATACTACTAACGGGATGTAATGGTAAAAAAGAGGATAAGGCAACTGAAAATAAAGAAGTGCAAGAACAAAAGGGCAAAAAAGCAGTATCTGAAAATAATTATGCATCAGCTGATAATTCTTTTTCGGTCAACAATGAAAATTTTGTTGGTCCTGATTTTGAAGTCAAATTGACTGGATCAGACGTTGTTAAATCTGAAGAAGGGACAACCTATTTAGCTGTTTTCTACACCTTCACTAATAAAACAGATATAATCAAGACAGGTCAAGAGGCTTTTGAAAAACATCTTCTTGCCAATCAAGCATCTACAAATGAAGACATGGAAACTTTGGTTATTGATCATCCAGAGCTTAATGAGCAAATAAAAAGGCTCTCAGAAGAATCTAAAAAAGAGCAAGTAACAGGGAAAAGTATTCCCATGGCTACGATTTATAAGACTGTTTCTGATAAAGATTTAAGACTAGATTTTTTAGATGCTGAAGGTTCGCCGATCGTATCCAAAAATTATTTGATCAAACAAAATTGA
- a CDS encoding DUF4044 domain-containing protein, translating into MNDKKSSTFSKVTKVVVWLMLIAIAGSTILTAVMSMR; encoded by the coding sequence TTGAACGATAAAAAATCAAGTACTTTTTCAAAAGTCACTAAAGTCGTTGTTTGGTTGATGCTAATTGCCATTGCTGGCTCAACAATTTTAACAGCTGTCATGAGCATGAGATAA
- a CDS encoding magnesium transporter CorA family protein, which translates to MINYLKIENGQFTPSTSDTEDTIWLAVEKPTEEEINQLVTTYKLPKDYITGVLDDDENSRFEGLHQNTLEQPALMLVQYPHATVSPSGYTQLDTFPFAVILTTNGKVITVINNSADFLKKALANPIPDSKLPVQEMLILYLSWHISTCYNRFLKELITETNKLEGELKVSTENSQLYQIMDIQKSLVYFESAINSNLEVLNMLYNAKIFSNPRAHLPHLHDILVETKQAATTTKIQLKLVDKISDTFSAIVSNNLNNVMKILTSLTIVLTIPTIIGGIFGMNVKLPFANREDAFFWIFIVTTGTCIFVIRRLKKRNLL; encoded by the coding sequence TTGATCAATTATTTAAAAATAGAAAATGGACAATTTACTCCATCAACGTCAGATACAGAAGACACAATCTGGCTTGCTGTTGAAAAACCAACAGAAGAAGAAATCAATCAATTAGTCACAACTTACAAACTTCCTAAAGATTATATCACAGGTGTGCTGGATGATGATGAAAATTCTCGTTTTGAAGGTCTTCATCAAAATACTTTAGAACAACCAGCTCTGATGTTGGTCCAATATCCCCACGCTACAGTTAGTCCTAGTGGTTATACACAATTAGATACTTTTCCATTTGCAGTTATTTTAACAACAAACGGAAAAGTGATTACTGTGATCAATAACTCTGCTGATTTTTTAAAAAAAGCTCTAGCCAACCCGATACCAGATAGTAAGCTACCTGTTCAAGAAATGTTGATTTTGTATCTTTCATGGCATATTTCAACTTGTTATAATCGATTTTTAAAAGAATTAATTACAGAAACGAACAAGTTAGAGGGTGAGCTCAAAGTTTCTACTGAAAATAGTCAACTTTATCAGATCATGGATATTCAAAAAAGTTTAGTTTATTTTGAATCTGCCATCAATTCCAATTTAGAGGTACTGAATATGCTTTATAATGCTAAAATTTTTAGCAACCCTAGGGCGCATCTACCCCATCTTCATGATATTCTGGTCGAAACAAAACAAGCTGCAACAACAACAAAGATTCAGCTAAAACTCGTTGATAAAATCAGCGACACTTTCTCAGCAATCGTTTCGAACAATTTGAATAATGTTATGAAAATCCTAACTTCCTTAACAATTGTTTTAACGATCCCTACCATTATTGGTGGAATCTTTGGAATGAATGTCAAACTTCCATTCGCAAATCGGGAAGATGCTTTTTTTTGGATCTTCATTGTCACTACAGGTACTTGCATTTTTGTGATCCGAAGACTAAAAAAACGGAACCTTTTGTAA
- a CDS encoding DUF3397 domain-containing protein: MVSFSVIMLFWYVFPVIVLFACNFIISTFSLTERYKVKAPDISIPFLFIGLNELSKDSYGQSIVPYMIISVLLLGICVAVFQAYYYGEILYGRYFKMFWRLVFLLSFILYVVLILLNIVHYLS; encoded by the coding sequence ATGGTGTCGTTTTCAGTCATTATGCTTTTTTGGTATGTATTTCCAGTAATTGTTTTATTTGCTTGTAATTTTATTATTTCAACGTTCTCATTAACAGAACGTTATAAAGTAAAAGCGCCGGATATTTCGATTCCGTTTTTATTTATAGGGTTAAATGAATTGTCAAAAGACAGCTATGGACAATCCATTGTCCCTTACATGATTATCTCAGTTTTATTATTAGGAATATGTGTGGCTGTATTTCAAGCCTATTATTATGGAGAAATTCTTTACGGTCGGTATTTCAAAATGTTTTGGCGGTTAGTCTTTCTTTTAAGTTTTATTTTATATGTTGTACTTATACTGTTGAATATCGTTCATTATCTTTCTTAA
- the mraZ gene encoding division/cell wall cluster transcriptional repressor MraZ, with product MFMGEFQHNIDAKGRLIVPAKFRDLLGEKFVVTRGMDGCLFGYPMSEWEQLEEKLKEMPLAKKDARTFVRFFYSAATECEIDKQGRINIPVALRTHGSLEKACVIIGVSNRIEIWDEARWQEFSTEAEENFDDIAETMIDFGF from the coding sequence ATGTTTATGGGTGAATTTCAACATAATATAGATGCCAAAGGCCGACTCATTGTACCAGCTAAATTTCGTGATCTTTTAGGTGAGAAATTTGTGGTGACTAGAGGAATGGATGGCTGTTTATTTGGTTATCCAATGTCCGAATGGGAGCAACTAGAGGAGAAGTTAAAGGAAATGCCTCTAGCTAAGAAGGATGCTCGTACATTTGTCCGCTTTTTTTACTCGGCTGCTACAGAATGTGAGATTGATAAACAAGGTAGGATTAACATTCCTGTTGCGTTAAGAACTCACGGTAGTTTAGAGAAAGCTTGCGTGATCATCGGTGTTTCAAATCGAATTGAGATTTGGGATGAAGCACGTTGGCAAGAATTTTCTACCGAAGCAGAAGAAAATTTTGATGATATTGCAGAAACAATGATTGATTTTGGTTTTTAG
- the rsmH gene encoding 16S rRNA (cytosine(1402)-N(4))-methyltransferase RsmH, which translates to MTKDFQHYTVLLKETVDGLQVKEDGIYVDCTLGGAGHSEYLLSQLSEQGHLYAFDQDQKALDFAAKRLKKYVDKGMVTFVKSNFRYLKQELSKYDIYQVDGILYDLGVSSPQLDEAERGFSYHQDAPLDMRMDQEAPFSAYDVVNEYSYHELVKIFFRYGEEKFSKQVAREIERIREKAPIETTGELVEIIKSAIPAPARRKGGHPAKRIFQAIRIAVNDELGVVEESLEQAIALLKKSGRLSVITFHSLEDRIVKNIFKEYSTMQDLPQGLPIVPEEFQPELKVITRKPILPGETELAENNRSRSAKLRIAEKVKLNT; encoded by the coding sequence ATGACAAAGGACTTTCAACATTATACTGTTTTACTAAAAGAGACAGTTGACGGCTTACAGGTGAAAGAAGACGGTATCTATGTAGATTGTACATTAGGTGGCGCAGGTCATAGTGAGTATTTACTCTCACAATTGAGTGAACAAGGACACTTGTACGCATTTGATCAAGACCAAAAAGCATTGGATTTTGCAGCAAAACGTTTAAAAAAATATGTCGATAAAGGCATGGTAACGTTTGTTAAGTCAAATTTTCGATATTTAAAACAAGAGTTAAGTAAATATGATATTTATCAAGTTGATGGTATTTTATATGATTTAGGTGTTTCATCTCCGCAGTTAGATGAAGCAGAACGGGGATTTAGTTATCATCAAGATGCGCCGCTGGATATGAGGATGGATCAGGAGGCACCATTTTCTGCGTATGACGTAGTTAATGAGTATAGTTATCACGAGTTAGTGAAGATTTTCTTTCGCTATGGCGAGGAGAAATTCTCTAAGCAAGTAGCTAGAGAGATCGAACGGATACGCGAAAAAGCACCTATTGAAACGACTGGTGAATTAGTAGAAATCATCAAGTCCGCTATCCCAGCACCTGCTAGACGCAAAGGTGGGCATCCAGCAAAACGGATTTTTCAAGCCATTCGTATTGCAGTAAATGATGAGCTAGGTGTAGTTGAAGAATCCTTAGAACAAGCAATCGCTTTGTTGAAAAAAAGTGGTCGTCTGAGTGTGATTACTTTCCATTCATTAGAAGATCGAATTGTTAAGAATATATTTAAAGAATATAGTACTATGCAAGATTTGCCTCAGGGGCTTCCGATAGTCCCAGAAGAATTTCAACCAGAGCTAAAAGTAATTACAAGAAAACCAATTTTACCAGGTGAGACTGAATTGGCTGAGAATAATCGCTCAAGAAGTGCTAAATTAAGAATTGCCGAAAAAGTTAAACTAAACACATAG
- the ftsL gene encoding cell division protein FtsL yields the protein MAELKKVDDFQYDIPLMDEPFTEPVNEPKVQKNVNLPQSPKRKLRNISLLEKTIGFLLLVAIIGIAILTIQVRTSITQMTNEITETQATIQAKEESALKLEQQKNELSKADRIKEVAKSKGLSDNLDNIRKVK from the coding sequence ATGGCTGAACTAAAAAAAGTGGATGATTTTCAATATGATATTCCATTAATGGATGAACCATTCACAGAGCCAGTAAATGAACCCAAAGTTCAAAAAAATGTAAATTTACCCCAATCTCCGAAAAGGAAGTTGAGAAATATCTCACTTTTGGAAAAAACAATCGGCTTTTTACTGTTAGTAGCGATTATTGGAATAGCAATTCTCACCATTCAAGTACGTACATCAATTACGCAGATGACAAATGAAATTACTGAAACGCAAGCAACGATTCAAGCTAAGGAAGAATCAGCCTTAAAATTAGAACAACAAAAAAATGAATTATCAAAAGCAGATCGCATCAAAGAAGTTGCGAAAAGTAAAGGACTTTCAGATAACCTTGATAATATAAGGAAAGTGAAATAA